In Deltaproteobacteria bacterium, a single window of DNA contains:
- a CDS encoding protein kinase — MRICPRCHKRVPDSAIYCPEDGTAVAVDHDPLIGWVILERYEVLDRIAVGRTGTIYHARHVGLDHSLVVKVFHREICEDGSLSRRLRQDATLVAQMGSPSVVRLSDIGLTQEGRIFVAMELVEGDPLDGVLALEGRFSEARAAAVVSQLADALGEAHAAGLAHGDLRPRNVVLQRRRDRDLVKLFGLETGRLIQVQLGNRDGRVAPDPRYISPEHSRGYAFDGRSDTYSLALLAMEMVTGTPPFNSMDRDVEPEMLVDRLTAASPHFAAAIARALHPEPVHRYPSVQDFAKALRGRAIARTPTGQYGDDSTRPVRPALRAVTPLPPEPQQGRVQVIVTGNDQGGMRARVVDQAHRTTSDGGGLDAQPTTLNMREGLDLLKTQVPPSGSPPAVEAPHRARRSTAPAQTIVRGNNVPEALVPSLYSANTLIPGTPASEEVFEAAAALREMDDGWNDPTPTGFRADSPTPVVSVTPLPDSASAAGEVETRRPSEEVKVGEPATMVDPSAGIDAEEARGSHGEAAPQAALSALPALQTVPLELSDLAPVSTGEEALLAENATLGEAVATALAEPAADDRHAELGRFEEDYRDAPPAPSFEPAMDAPLQPTATERVRPALLDLEYEPPKRRVPSWVFGAAAAVAAGAVALAIVLGRGGGDRPAVEAPLRLSIATNPPGATVFVDGRDTGKTTPTAVDVPGGRDGAGQPVVTLKLAGHLDTVVRVTEAQIHGAGQDGTVKISSGLTPLPASKPPATGTAAGTAEGAPPARASSPEAVPSAPVAGEREAGAAARARPTGRATLKTPATGRPARGSAAAAQPVAGQPASADEPKAPGSGADKPAPAGEGKGPGSGEHVPDGPVVGSGSKADEPGKDKPAAKAPEPPAAKAPEPPAAKTPDPPAAKEPTPAKQPAKTGIKRPTWAD, encoded by the coding sequence ATGAGGATCTGCCCTCGCTGTCACAAGCGAGTCCCCGACAGCGCCATCTATTGTCCCGAGGACGGCACCGCGGTCGCCGTCGACCACGACCCTCTCATCGGCTGGGTCATCCTCGAGCGCTACGAGGTGCTCGACCGCATCGCCGTGGGGCGCACGGGGACCATCTACCACGCGCGACACGTGGGGCTCGACCACTCGCTCGTGGTCAAGGTCTTCCACCGGGAGATCTGCGAGGACGGCTCGCTCTCGCGGCGGCTCCGGCAGGACGCGACGCTCGTGGCCCAGATGGGGAGCCCGAGCGTGGTGCGCTTGAGCGACATCGGCCTTACCCAGGAGGGGCGGATCTTCGTCGCCATGGAGCTCGTGGAGGGGGATCCCCTCGACGGAGTGCTGGCGCTGGAGGGACGTTTCTCCGAGGCCCGCGCGGCGGCGGTGGTTTCGCAGCTCGCCGACGCGCTCGGCGAGGCGCACGCGGCGGGGCTCGCCCACGGCGATCTGCGCCCGCGCAACGTGGTGCTCCAGCGCCGGCGGGACCGGGATCTGGTCAAGCTCTTCGGGCTGGAGACGGGGCGCCTGATTCAGGTGCAGCTCGGCAATCGCGACGGGCGGGTCGCCCCCGACCCGAGGTACATCTCCCCCGAGCACAGCCGCGGGTACGCGTTCGACGGTCGCAGCGACACGTATTCGCTCGCGCTCCTCGCGATGGAGATGGTGACGGGGACGCCGCCCTTCAACTCGATGGACCGGGACGTCGAGCCCGAGATGCTGGTGGACCGGCTGACGGCCGCGTCGCCGCACTTCGCCGCGGCCATCGCACGGGCGCTCCATCCGGAGCCCGTCCACCGCTACCCGAGCGTGCAGGACTTCGCCAAGGCCCTGCGAGGGCGGGCGATCGCCCGCACGCCCACGGGGCAGTACGGCGACGATTCGACCCGACCGGTGCGACCTGCTCTGCGCGCCGTGACGCCGCTGCCGCCCGAGCCGCAACAGGGGCGGGTGCAGGTCATCGTGACCGGTAACGACCAGGGGGGGATGCGTGCGCGCGTCGTGGACCAGGCGCACCGCACGACGAGCGATGGGGGCGGACTCGACGCGCAGCCGACGACCTTGAACATGCGCGAGGGCCTGGACCTGCTGAAGACGCAGGTTCCGCCGAGCGGGTCGCCTCCGGCGGTCGAGGCGCCGCATCGAGCGCGCCGGAGCACCGCGCCCGCGCAGACCATCGTGCGTGGCAACAACGTGCCCGAGGCGCTGGTGCCGAGCCTCTATTCCGCGAACACGCTCATCCCGGGGACCCCCGCGAGCGAAGAGGTCTTCGAGGCGGCGGCGGCGCTGCGGGAGATGGACGACGGCTGGAACGATCCGACGCCGACAGGCTTCCGCGCGGATTCCCCGACGCCGGTGGTCTCGGTGACGCCCCTCCCCGACTCGGCGAGCGCGGCGGGCGAGGTCGAGACGCGGCGCCCCTCCGAAGAGGTGAAGGTCGGAGAGCCGGCCACGATGGTGGACCCGTCGGCGGGAATCGACGCCGAGGAGGCGCGGGGATCGCACGGCGAGGCGGCGCCGCAGGCGGCGTTGTCCGCGTTGCCCGCCTTGCAGACGGTCCCGCTCGAGCTCTCGGACCTGGCTCCGGTGTCCACGGGCGAGGAGGCGCTTCTCGCGGAGAACGCGACCCTCGGCGAGGCCGTCGCGACCGCGCTGGCCGAGCCGGCGGCGGACGATCGCCACGCCGAGCTGGGACGCTTCGAGGAGGACTACCGGGACGCGCCGCCCGCGCCTTCTTTCGAGCCCGCGATGGACGCGCCGCTTCAGCCCACCGCGACGGAACGGGTGCGGCCCGCGCTCCTCGACCTCGAGTACGAGCCGCCGAAGAGGCGGGTGCCGAGCTGGGTCTTCGGCGCGGCGGCGGCCGTGGCGGCGGGCGCGGTCGCTCTGGCGATCGTGCTCGGGCGCGGCGGCGGAGATCGACCGGCCGTGGAGGCGCCGCTGCGACTCTCCATCGCCACGAACCCGCCGGGTGCGACGGTGTTCGTGGACGGGCGAGACACGGGGAAGACGACGCCCACCGCCGTGGATGTTCCGGGCGGACGGGACGGCGCGGGGCAACCCGTTGTCACGCTGAAGCTCGCCGGGCACCTGGATACGGTCGTGCGGGTCACCGAGGCGCAGATCCACGGCGCGGGGCAGGATGGCACGGTGAAGATCTCGTCGGGGCTCACTCCGCTGCCCGCGAGCAAGCCGCCCGCGACGGGGACGGCCGCCGGGACCGCCGAAGGGGCGCCGCCTGCGCGCGCGTCGTCTCCCGAAGCCGTGCCTTCGGCCCCCGTGGCGGGTGAGCGAGAAGCGGGGGCTGCGGCGCGGGCGCGACCCACGGGGCGAGCGACGCTGAAAACCCCGGCGACGGGTCGTCCCGCGCGGGGGAGCGCTGCCGCGGCGCAGCCTGTAGCGGGGCAGCCAGCGTCGGCGGACGAGCCGAAGGCTCCCGGGAGCGGCGCCGACAAGCCCGCGCCCGCCGGGGAGGGCAAGGGCCCGGGCAGCGGAGAGCACGTGCCCGACGGGCCCGTCGTGGGGAGCGGGAGCAAGGCCGACGAGCCGGGCAAGGACAAGCCCGCGGCCAAGGCGCCCGAGCCGCCCGCAGCGAAGGCGCCCGAGCCTCCCGCCGCGAAGACGCCCGATCCTCCAGCGGCCAAGGAGCCGACGCCGGCGAAGCAGCCCGCTAAGACGGGGATCAAGCGGCCTACCTGGGCGGATTAG